One Rhizoctonia solani chromosome 2, complete sequence DNA segment encodes these proteins:
- a CDS encoding GMC oxidoreductase has translation MPAYAANTYYKSAAHKSNLGVLTEARATNIELDHSEKDVTTRSISFHFNSESLTAKAGKAVVLLAGTLLVRQLLEPSSINSSNVLKNLKFILKADLPGVGENYQDHVLVSTTYEAKKGVITYDNLGYNDTFRAAAEAQYEKTHDGPLAASNSMLSWIDLHYLASCGKITHMHRSLWEDVRKYKATLLQKEQYRIQEL, from the exons ATGCCCGCTTACGCAGCAAACACCTACTACAAGTCCGCCGCTCACAAGTCcaaccttggcgtattgaccGAGGCGCGAGCCACCAATATCGAACTCGATCATTCTGAGAAAGATGTCACGACGAGGAGTATCTCTTTTCACTTCAACAGCGAGTCATTGACTGCCAAGGCTGGAAAGGCAGTCGTGCTTTTGGCTG GTACTCTTCTGGTCCGCCAACTTCTTGAGCCGAGCAGCATTAACAGTAGCAATGTATTGAAGAATCTCAAGTTTATTCTAAAGGCCGACCTCCCTGGAGTTGGGGAGAACTACCAAGATCATGTTTTGGTTTCGACTACATACGAAGCAAAGAAAGGGGTCATCACCTACGACAACCTTGGGTATAACGATACCTTTAGGGCAGCTGCCGAAGCTCAGTA TGAAAAGACTCATGACGGGCCACTTGCCGCTTCTAACTCCATGCTATCATGGATCGACCTTCACTACCTTGCTAGTTGTGGCAAGATTACGCATATGCACAGGTCGCTGTGGGAGGACGTGAGGAAGTACAAAGCTACGTTGCTTCAGAAGGAGCAGTACAGGATCCAAGAGCTGTga
- a CDS encoding peptidase C14: MSSTPRAKRGALDSLVSKITKRPRSNVTTPEPASSSNNATQTSNASGETSQMQSATPVPRDMSTTPPPAIEDSVIRGPSSPSLHGPTSVAGPRTPASQKNTANRPRLQRVGAALKDLSQSAGVFPPLQAVITDVISCFETLKIDPGYESEYEALLQELQALSGSLAYHVPRSNSAHMSDCITRMKRSIEKQTEVIKKRRDQPIERNMDKAEQYQKEVLAAYRGIESAFRQLQTDATMDIWSSVAEQTANSRLDKLFPSRLAAHNSTLSTEVDRRACTKHTRTQILSELDQWSVNPQKPNIYWMNGMAGTGKTTIAYTFAESLKSRGLLGASFFCTRTSSECKDVGRIIPTITYQLALYSMSFQSAVVKVLGSNPDIGTRAITEQCERLIKEPIMQAKDDIPDGLVVVIDALDECSNANGVRMILDVLFRIAPNLPLKFFVASRPEPNIRHRVEARSDLSRSICVLHEIERSMVEADIELYLREQLGDSVSEHDLTQLAKLSGRLFIYAATAIRYVRQMGTMVDPDRLEAILSSSPSSGYEHSDIDDLYTTILEAAIRQTGRNPHEQQQMRLVLWTAVCTREPVDIDTLAALTGIKATKASILLQPLYSVLHVSQTTKMIATLHASFPDFMFDEARSTKFYCDEAKHSQLLAERCFEVMEEQLRFNICSLETSFIPDSKVQDLEDRIARSISPTLSYVAHHWGDHVVKSAPCEVVRKGLEELLSYRLLFWMEVVNLKGALDKGTSMLLALKPWVTVEDTSSYLMKLLNDSWIFVSKYAAGSVSQSTPHIYISALPFCHPTSLVYKQYWGRTRDLLSLEGSAMEQSQTALLATWPMDSRAFSLAFSPDGSRFAIGFEDGTVHVVYTHNGTVALGPLEGHTREVNSVAFSPDGLLLVSGSYDGTILVQDAQTGNCIYDVIKGHERAVTSVSFSPNGKHILSGSWDGTTRMWDSGNGSLIPNSIKRHPNEVNCTAFSPDGKHIACGLGSKKSPIVVYDASTSKSLPFPFDAHQSPVFSIAFSPNSKHLVTGHSSGELRVWTLQDGTATHSPPKVHNGRIRSIGFSPLGDKLVTSSWDWCVYIWDVENGYSNPCLLGTHHFDVNSAAFSPDGTRVASCSDDRTVKMWNGLHSTSSHSSHSNALTNGVYSVAISPDGSRIAAAGEDKAIYMFNAHDGTAALQPLVAHTDWIFSVAFSLDGRYLVSGGDDKCICLWDATRGKLLSGPLRGHEEMIWSVSFSPDSGHVVSASKDKTIRMWDVDDGTLTPTDLVRTHDDEVNSAAFSPDGKHVVSGSDGGKIRMWDSQTLSPVFDLFGLQQHKGPIWSVIFSPDGRLIASGSDDGAICIFDSRSGKLALGPLMVHQDRVRSIVFSPDGNHIVSGSADGSVGVWRVEDGAPACNPLEGHQDMISSVACSPDGAYIVSGSDDSTIRVWKAPGRGAAYDSSRFASSTSDQREPHRAISSGLTIDSGGWARNLDLQLVFWVPSDMFEIFPCSGEVCIIGPRGSLQVDYDKPLLLDDEWHQCFVG, from the exons ATGTCTTCCACGCCCCGCGCCAAACGGGGTGCGCTTGACTCTTTGGTGTCTAAAATTACAAAGCGTCCACGGTCAAATGTAACAACCCCAGAGCCCGCTTCAAGTTCCAATAATGCGACACAAACCTCAAACGCCTCGGGAGAAACGTCTCAAATGCAATCTGCCACCCCAGTCCCTCGTGATATGTCAACCACACCTCCGCCTGCAATCGAGGATAGTGTAATACGAGGTCCGAGCTCGCCATCTCTTCATGGACCAACATCTGTTGCGGGCCCTAGAACGCCAGCTTCTCAGAAAAATACAGCAAACAGACCACGCTTACAACGTGTTGGCGCGGCGCTTAAAGACTTGAGTCAAAGTGCGGGTGTATTTCCGCCACTTCAAGCCGTTATCACCGACGTGATATCATGTTTCGAGACACTCAAG ATAGACCCAGGGTACGAGTCGGAGTATGAAGCACTCTTACAGGAGCTTCAGGCCTTGAGCGGTTCCTTAGCCTATCATGTGCCGAGGTCGAACTCTGCTCATATGTCGGACTGCATAACTAGAATGAAAAG GTCGATCGAGAAACAAACGGAAGTGATCAAGAAACGGCGAGATCAGCCCATAGAACGCAACATGGACAAGGCCGAGCAATACCAGAAGGAAGTCCTGGCGGCATATCGTGGGATTGAGAGCGCCTTTCGCCAGCTACAG ACCGATGCGACCATGGATATATGGAGTAGTGTAGCGGAGCAGACTGCG AATAGCCGCCTCGATAAACTTTTTCCATCCAGATTAGCTGCACATAACTCCACTCTCTCAACCGAGGTCGATCGCCGAGCCTGTACCAAACACACACGAACCCAGATCCTGTCCGAGCTTGACCAATGGTCAGTCAATCCTCAGAAGCCCAACATATACTGGATGAACGGCATGGCTGGCACAGGCAAGACCACCATCGCATATACGTTTGCCGAGTCGCTCAAGTCACGAGGACTTCTTGGCGCGAGCTTTTTCTGCACGCGAACTTCCAGTGAGTGCAAGGACGTAGGACGAATCATACCAACGATCACATATCAGCTTGCACTGTACTCCATGAGCTTCCAATCAGCGGTCGTGAAGGTACTGGGGAGCAATCCTGACATCGGGACCCGGGCTATAACGGAACAATGCGAGAGGCTGATCAAAGAGCCGATCATGCAGGCAAAGGACGATATACCCGATGGACTTGTGGTCGTGATCGATGCACTTGACGAATGCAGCAACGCGAACGGGGTACGAATGATCCTAGACGTGCTTTTCAGGATTGCTCCCAACTTGCCTCTCAAGTTCTTCGTCGCCAGTCGACCCGAGCCCAACATCCGCCACAGGGTCGAGGCCCGATCCGACCTGAGTCGGTCGATATGCGTGCTACATGAGATCGAGAGGTCGATGGTAGAAGCAGACATCGAGCTATACCTTCGCGAACAGCTTGGAGACAGCGTCTCCGAGCACGATTTGACCCAGCTTGCTAAGCTATCCGGAAGGCTTTTCATATATGCCGCCACCGCCATTCGATATGTCCGACAGATGGGTACCATGGTCGACCCAGATCGGCTCGAGGCCATTCTCAGTTCGTCACCAAGCTCGGGCTATGAGCACTCGGATATCGACGACCTGTATACCACAATCCTGGAGGCTGCAATACGCCAAACTGGCCGAAACCCCCATGAGCAGCAGCAGATGCGACTGGTTCTCTGGACCGCAGTTTGCACGCGGGAGCCGGTGGACATCGATACACTAGCAGCCCTGACCGGAATCAAGGCGACAAAGGCCAGTATACTGCTTCAGCCTCTGTATTCGGTGCTACACGTGTCGCAAACAACTAAGATGATCGCCACGCTGCATGCATCGTTCCCCGACTTTATGTTTGATGAGGCGCGGTCGACCAAGTTCTACTGCGACGAAGCAAAGCACAGTCAGCTGCTCGCCGAACGGTGCTTCGAGGTGATGGAAGAACAGCTGCGATTCAATATCTGTAGTCTGGAGACGTCGTTCATACCGGATAGCAAAGTGCAAGACCTAGAAGATCGGATAGCAAGGTCAATCTCGCCAACGCTGTCATACGTAGCGCACCACTGGGGAGACCATGTAGTCAAGAGCGCGCCGTGTGAGGTAGTGCGGAAAGGGTTGGAAGAGCTCCTGTCATACCGgctgctgttctggatggaggtggtGAATCTGAAGGGTGCGCTGGACAAAGGGACGAGCATGCTGTTAGCGCTCAAGCCATGGGTGACG GTCGAAGACACATCATCATATCTGATGAAGCTGCTGAACGACTCGTGGATCTTTGTGTCAAAGTATGCTGCTGGATCTGTTTCGCAGTCGAcgccgcatatatacatctcgGCGTTGCCATTTTGCCATCCGACAAGCTTGGTATACAAGCAGTACTGGGGTCGCACTCGAGATCTTCTAAGCCTGGAAGGATCTGCCATggaacaaagtcaaacagcgCTACTTGCGACATGGCCGATGGACTCGAGAGCATTCTCGCTggcattctctcctgatgggTCTCGATTTGCAATTGGATTTGAAGATGGCACAGTACATGTAGTTTATACCCACAATGGAACGGTTGCTCTTGGCCCCCTTGAGGGGCACACCAGGGAAGTCAACTCCGTAGCGTTCTCTCCCGATGGACTGTTGCTTGTCTCTGGCTCTTATGACGGTACAATCCTTGTGCAAGACGCGCAGACGGGCAACTGCatatatgacgtcatcaaggGGCATGAAAGAGCAGTGACGTCAGTATCGTTCTCACCCAACGGCAAGCACATCCTCTCAGGGTCCTGGGACGGGACAACGCGGATGTGGGACAGTGGCAACGGCAGTCTGATACccaactccatcaaacgccatCCTAATGAAGTCAACTGCACagcattctctcctgatggcaagCATATCGCATGTGGGTTGGGTAGCAAGAAGTCTCCTATCGTTGTTTACGACGCATCCACCAGCAAGTCGCTCCCATTTCCATTCGATGCTCATCAATCCCCAGTCTTTTCAATTGCCTTTTCGCCAAATAGCAAGCACCTTGTCACTGGCCATTCATCCGGTGAACTGCGCGTCTGGACTCTACAGGATGGCACCGCCACACACTCCCCACCAAAAGTACACAACGGCAGAATCAGATCCATTGGGTTCTCGCCACTCGGAGACAAACTCGTCACTAGCTCTTGGGATTggtgcgtgtatatatgggatgtagagaacggctactccaacccttgcctaCTTGGCACACACCACTTTGATGTTAACTCCGctgcgttctcacccgacggcacacGAGTCGCATCATGCTCAGACGATCGCACGGTCAAGATGTGGAATGGACTGCACTCGACATCATCTCACTCCTCACACTCCAACGCACTAACCAATGGTGTCTACTCGGTTGCGATCTCGCCTGATGGGTCACGCATCGCCGCAGCGGGTGAAGACAAAGCGATCTACATGTTCAACGCACACGATGGCACTGCCGCTCTCCAGCCACTTGTCGCACACACCGATTGGATCTTCTCGGTGGCGTTCTCACTCGACGGCAGGTACCTCGTTTCTGGCGGCGACGACAAATGCATATGTCTGTGGGATGCCACACGCGGCAAGCTGCTATCCGGTCCACTTCGAGGGCATGAAGAAATGATATGGTCAGtgtcgttctcacccgataGTGGGCACGTTGTTTCTGCCTCCAAGGACAAGACCATACGCATGTGGGATGTGGATGATGGCACTCTGACACCTACAGACCTGGTCAGAACACACGACGACGAGGTCAACTCAGCGGCATTCTCCCCCGACGGCAAGCATGTTGTTTCTGGGTCTGACGGCGGGAAGATCCGGATGTGGGACTCGCAGACGCTATCGCCCGTGTTTGATCTGTTTGGGTTGCAGCAGCATAAAGGGCCTATCTGGTCGGTGATATTCTCGCCTGACGGCAGACTCATTGCTTCCGGATCCGATGATGGCGCTATCTGCATTTTTGACTCGCGCAGTGGCAAGTTGGCTCTCGGTCCTCTCATGGTGCATCAGGACCGGGTAAGGTCAATTgtgttctcacccgacggcaaTCACATCGTATCTGGCTCGGCTGATGGAAGCGTTGGAGTGTGGAGGGTGGAAGATGGGGCTCCCGCATGCAATCCACTTGAAGGACATCAAGATATGATCAGCTCGGTGGCATGTTCACCCGACGGTGCATACATCGTCTCAGGCTCGGATGACTCGACGATTCGAGTATGGAAAGCACCAGGAAGGGGCGCTGCATACGACTCATCTCGATTTGCCTCTTCGACCTCAGACCAGAGGGAGCCTCATCGTGCGATCTCCAGTGGACTGACGATCGACAGTGGTGGGTGGGCGCGCAACCTTGACTTACAGCTAGTTTTCTGGGTTCCATCAGATATGTTCGAGATTTTCCCCTGCTCCGGAGAAGTATGCATCATTGGCCCTCGAGGCAGCCTTCAAGTGGACTATGACAAACCTTTGTTACTTGATGACGAGTGGCACCAATGTTTTGTTGGCTGA